The DNA region CGGCCGCCCCACTGCGCTAAACTCCGGTGCATATGGTGCGTGGCGACCTGAGCGTGTTCCCGTTTCTGTCCGTGATGCAGATGTTCCTGGCCAGCGGACGGTCCGGCCGCCTGAGCGTCGAACACATCCGCGGCGGGCAACTGTGGATCGACCGGGGCGAGATCACCCACGCCGAGGTGGGCCGCCTGCGCGGCGACGCCGCCCTGCAATGCCTGTCCAGCCTGGACGGCGGGACCTTCACCTTCGAGGCCGACCAGCACTCCGAACAGCGCACCCTGAGCCTGCGCCGCGACTCGGCCCTGCGCCGCATGCTGGAAGACAGCGAGGCCTGGACGCCCCTGCTGCGCGCCTTTCCCGACTGGAATCAGCGCCTGCGTTTCACGGCCCGCTGGAACGAGGCGCAACCCGTCACGCGCGGCCAGTACCGCATGCTGCACCTGATTCCCGACAGTCCCAGCATCCGCGCCCTGCTGGAACGCGCCCCGGAACCCCCACGCGCCGCCCTGGAAACCCTGCGGCCCTTCCTGATGGCCGAACTGATCGAACTGGTCTGACACGGACTGCCGTTTGTTTCGCTCCGATTGATCTGGCGCACCGACCCCGGCCGTGAACCGTGCGCCCCGACAGGGACACTGCCGCCGCTGCCCCGCACCCCTGCGCGGCCCCCGTTCCCACCCGACCGGCCAGGGGGGCTTTTGCCGAAAATCTCACGATCTGAACAAAAGTGACTTCCGGTCAGGCATGATGAACGCAGCGGAGGACGAATGAGCGCGATCACGCGAACGAACAGCACAGGCCGCACCCCGGACCGCGACACCCGCACGGAGTACGGCCGCCCCGACCACACCCGACCCGACCACGGACTGGCCGAGCAGACGGCCGCGCTGCCCACCCACCCCAGCTGGCGTTTCCAGGATCACTTCGAACTGTGGGCCGACTGGCTCGAACGTAACTCGGCCGGACAGTGGCAACCGCACCAGAGCGTCATGCAGCGCACCTTCCGCACCCGCGAGGACACCCTGCTGCACGCCGAGCGGTTCATCACGCGCGGCGACTTCCCCATGGGGCACGGCAACGCCACGCCCGTCACGCTGCTGCGTAACCGCCGCGAGTCCCTCCTGGCCGCCTTCCGCGAGGCCGAAGGCGACGGCGTGACCCTGATCCGCGAGGTGATCTTCCCGGTCGGCGAGTACGCCCTGAGCCTGAAAGTCACCCGCGAACGCGTGGCCGAACCGGTCCGCACCACCTTCGGCCACGCCGCCAACCCACTGCGCAGCCTCGCCGGGCAACCCGTGAAACTCACGGTCCTGATCGAACACCCCTACGACGTACTCGAACGCGCCAGCGGCCACCTGAACCTGGGCGACCGGGCGGCGCAGGTCGGCGCGCACACGCAGGAATTCGCGGCCGGAACGCCCGTCACGGGTGTCCCGTACCGCCACGCGACCGTCAGCGTGTCACGTGGCCTGCTGAAAAAACCCCTGCTGTACCGCTACGAGGTCGTGGAACCCGACCCCGAAGACCCCCAGGCCCCCACCGGCCCCTGAGCGTCAGGCGCGCAGTTCACCCAACGCCGCCAGCGGCACGGACCCCCGGTACAGCACGTGCGGAACGTCCATCCACAGGATCAGCGGCGCGCCGGCCGGCAGGGCGTGCAGGCGCGCCAGCGTCCCGGCCGGGGGCACGCTGACGGCCCGCAGCGTCCGGGCGTCCAGGGGCCGCTCGTTGGCCGGGTCGTGGTCCGGCTTCACCCCTCCCGGCCAGGGCCGGGGCAGATGCACGCAGGCCCGCGCCGGGTCCAGATCGGCCGCGCTCAGCGTCCAGAACCGCACGGGCGGCACCTCGAGCCCGGCGGCCCGTACGGCGTTCAGCAGCGGCCCCGGATGCACCGGGGAGAAGAACAGCGCGTCATTCCACAGGCAGTCCAGCCGCTCCACGCGCTCCTGCATCAGGGCCTCGCGGCCCACGTACTTGGCGGCCTCACGGGCGTACACGTCCGGGTGAAGCTCGCGCAGGACATTCAGCGGCCGCAGGGCGTCGCCGCGCACGTCCCGCACCGCCCGGTGGTACAGCGTGAACGGGCGCAGGGCGTCGGGGTCACTCGATTCCGGCATCGGCCCATCATGCGGGCTACCTGGCCGGGAGGACCATGCGCCCTCTGGCAGATGCGCCGGCCCCCCCGGCCGCCCTATACTGCGTGGGCAGTGACCGGGAAGAGTACCCGCGGAACGCGCCCACAGGAAGCCCGCCCCGTGACTGAGAGGGCGGCGCGGGAGGCACCCGGCGAACGTCGCCCGCGAGCAGGTCGGCAGAAATCCCCCACGCCGGGGGAGAGTAGATCCGTCCGGGTGCGCCCGACACAGCGCGACGAGCGCCCCGCCCGCAGCGGGGAACAGCGGTGGTACCGCGGGACGGTCACTTGACGTCTCGTCCGCAGGAGGCCTGTTCAGCAGAGGCCCGGAGGACGGGACGTTTTTCTGATTCCCGCCGCCTCGTTCCCACCGGAGGTGCGTTCTCGTATGGTCACGTTCTACCCAACCCAGCCAGTTGCCCGCGCCGCCGCCGCCGCACGCGGCCTGCGCGAGAAGGTCGTGTGCTTCGTGGTGCGCGGCGAGGTCAACCCGGAACTGCTGGTGTTCGATCACGTGCCGGACGACAGCGGCGTGCAACTCCCGGCGGGCGGCGTGGAACCCGGCGAGACGCCGGCGCAGGCCGCCGTGCGTGAACTGCGCGAGGAGTCCGGCCTGAACCTCGAAGACCCGGAGTTCCTGACCTCGTACCTGTGGGAGGCGCACCTGCCGCAGCGGTTCACGCGGCAGGTCTGCCACGCGTTCCTGCTGCGCGCCCCGCACGACCTGCCCCACACCTGGGAGCGCGACGCGGACGGCGAGCGGTTCGCGTTCCGCTGGGCCGCCCTGCACGCGCCCGTGCTGGACTGGGAGATGGACGCCGCCCTGCCGTGGGCGCACGCGGCCCTGCGCCCCGCCCCCTCCTGCGCCTCCCCGGACGGCGCGGAATCTGTCATCCTGCCGAATTGACTGCCGACTGGCGCCCGACCGGCCGCCCCTGACCGCCCCCCGTTTCAAGGAGAACCACCCATGACTGACCACACCCCCGACCACACGGCTGATCTGGACACCACCCCCGACCAGACGCCCGAGAACGACGCCAGCACGCTGGCCAGGGCCTTCGATCCGCAGGCCATCGAGCCCGCCTGGGCCGCCAAGTGGCGCAGCGAACCGTTCCGCGCCGACGCCACGAGCGGCAAGCCGCCGTTCACCATCGTGATCCCGCCGCCCAACGTGACCGGCAACCTGCACCTGGGGCACGCGCTGGACAACACCCTGATCGACACGCTGATCCGCTTCAAGCGCATGGCGGGCTTCGAGGCGCTGTACCTGCCGGGCATGGACCACGCGGGCATCAGCACGCAGGTGGTCGTGGAGCGGCAACTGCGCGATCAGGGCGTGAGCCGTCACGACCTGGGCCGCGAGGAGTTCCTGAAGCGCGTCTGGGACTGGAAGGCCGAGTCCGGCGGGATGATCCTGAACCAGCTCTCGCGCCTGGGCGTCAGCGCCGACTGGACCCGCGAGCGCTTCACCATGGACGAGGGCCTGAGCCGCGCCGTGCGCCACCAGTTCGTGCGGCTGTACCACGACGGCCTCGCGTACCGGGGCGAGCGCATCGTGAACTGGGACGTGGCCGCGCAGACAACCCTCTCGGAACTGGAAATCGACCGCGAGGTCCGCAAGGGCAAGATGACGACCCTGTCGTACAAACTGCGCGACCCGCAGGCAGCGGCCAGCAACGGCGAACCCGGCGAGATCCGCATTGCCACCGTGCGCCCCGAGACGATCTTCGCGGATCAGGCGATTGCCGTTCACCCCACCGACCCCCGCTTCGCGCATCTGGTGGGGCAGGAGGCCCGCATTCCCCTGACCGACCGCTGGGTGCCGATCATCGCCGACGAGGCGGTCGAGATGGAGTTCGGGGTGGGTGCCCTGAAGATCACGCCCGCGCACGACCCCACCGACTTCGAGGTCGGGGAACGCCACGGGTTGAGCCGGCCCAGCGTGATCGACCTGCACGGCAACCTGACGGGCGACCTCGTGCCCGAAGCCTTCCGGGGCCTGGAACGCTTCGCGGCCCGCAAGGCCGTCGTGAAAGCCCTCACCGAGAGCGGCGACCTGATCGAGGAGAAGGACCACGACACCGCCATCGGCCTGAGCGAACGCACCAAGGTGCCGGTCGAACCGATCATCAGCGAGCAGTGGTACGTGAAAACCAGACCCTTCGCCGAGCAGGTCCTGGCCGGACTGGAAAG from Deinococcus seoulensis includes:
- a CDS encoding DUF4388 domain-containing protein, with product MVRGDLSVFPFLSVMQMFLASGRSGRLSVEHIRGGQLWIDRGEITHAEVGRLRGDAALQCLSSLDGGTFTFEADQHSEQRTLSLRRDSALRRMLEDSEAWTPLLRAFPDWNQRLRFTARWNEAQPVTRGQYRMLHLIPDSPSIRALLERAPEPPRAALETLRPFLMAELIELV
- a CDS encoding NUDIX domain-containing protein — protein: MVTFYPTQPVARAAAAARGLREKVVCFVVRGEVNPELLVFDHVPDDSGVQLPAGGVEPGETPAQAAVRELREESGLNLEDPEFLTSYLWEAHLPQRFTRQVCHAFLLRAPHDLPHTWERDADGERFAFRWAALHAPVLDWEMDAALPWAHAALRPAPSCASPDGAESVILPN